In one window of Haloterrigena salifodinae DNA:
- a CDS encoding HalOD1 output domain-containing protein, with protein MSTDNQTYQGSGDTMFSPDEDRTLSEAVLGAIEAHQDIDLVEADFTLYEVINPDALERLFRFNQNAATTVSFVIDGTHVSLHDVGDEIEIRVTDV; from the coding sequence ATGTCTACCGACAATCAAACCTATCAGGGAAGTGGCGACACGATGTTCAGTCCGGACGAGGACCGGACGCTGAGCGAGGCCGTCCTGGGTGCGATCGAGGCCCATCAGGACATCGACCTCGTGGAGGCGGATTTCACGCTGTACGAGGTCATCAATCCGGACGCTCTCGAGCGACTGTTTCGGTTCAACCAGAACGCGGCGACGACGGTTTCGTTCGTGATCGACGGCACGCACGTCTCGCTTCACGACGTCGGCGACGAGATCGAGATACGGGTCACTGACGTGTGA
- a CDS encoding cupredoxin domain-containing protein, giving the protein MTDRLSRRTILGITSGAIGSGIAGCLTGNNQEDDTTGHDHTDNHSDEGDHNESQDEETHSHGHGGELDSPSAEAEVTMATTESGAHFEPHVVWIETGGRVTWINESGSHSTTAYHPDNEEPQLVPDEAAAWDSGVLSAQEATFDHTFETEGVYHYYCTPHETAGMIGSVIVGQPDLETQPALEEPPSEKAESVREKLTGLNDTIRGALDNDRSESDQNETESHDEHDH; this is encoded by the coding sequence ATGACTGACCGACTATCTCGGCGAACTATACTCGGTATCACTAGCGGTGCAATTGGGTCTGGGATCGCCGGTTGCTTGACAGGAAACAATCAGGAAGACGACACAACCGGTCACGACCACACCGATAATCACAGTGACGAGGGGGATCACAACGAGTCTCAAGACGAGGAGACGCACAGCCACGGACACGGTGGGGAACTCGACAGCCCGTCGGCGGAAGCCGAGGTAACGATGGCAACTACCGAGTCGGGGGCTCACTTCGAACCGCACGTCGTCTGGATCGAGACGGGAGGAAGGGTTACCTGGATCAACGAGAGCGGCAGTCACTCGACGACCGCCTATCACCCGGACAACGAGGAACCACAGCTCGTCCCCGACGAGGCAGCCGCCTGGGATAGCGGCGTTCTTTCAGCGCAGGAAGCAACCTTCGACCACACGTTCGAAACGGAGGGTGTGTATCACTATTACTGCACCCCCCACGAGACAGCTGGGATGATCGGGAGCGTCATCGTCGGCCAGCCCGATCTAGAAACCCAACCTGCGCTAGAGGAACCGCCTTCGGAGAAGGCCGAGTCCGTTCGTGAAAAACTTACGGGGTTGAACGACACGATAAGGGGCGCACTCGACAACGATCGTAGTGAGAGTGACCAGAACGAGACCGAGAGTCATGACGAACACGATCACTAA
- the cca gene encoding CCA tRNA nucleotidyltransferase — protein MSEEDAESDEHGTSGTFDEHGSRTDGERDDLETVVAAVRERIEPDTEERDRLRTIADRLIERAETAATERCPDADVMQVGSTARNTWISGDRDIDIFVRFPPELDRETLERYGLEVGHETLPEGHEEYAEHPYVKGTVEGFDVDVVPCFRLESATEIRSAVDRTPFHTSYLQARLDDELTADVRLAKQFLKGIGAYGSDLRTRGFSGYLTELLVVEYGGFRGLLEAAAEWQPPVELDPEDHGQETFDDPLVVIDPTDPERNVAAVCAAENVARLQHYARRFLEDPRTGVFESDDPGSLDETALRAHLERRGTTPVAVRFQAPDLVEDQLYPQLRKSLEGITTGLDDRGFDIFRATTFADDAAVILAELAVADRPAVERHDGPPIHVRSHADGFYEAYADDPDAYGPFIDGDRYVTERPREFTTARGFLESDRLFDVGLGAHVETALEDEYEVLVGDEIAALCEAFGRELARYFEPRP, from the coding sequence ATGAGCGAGGAGGACGCCGAGAGCGACGAGCACGGGACCAGCGGGACGTTCGACGAGCACGGCTCGCGTACCGACGGGGAGCGCGACGACCTCGAGACGGTCGTCGCCGCGGTTCGCGAGCGAATCGAACCCGACACCGAGGAGCGCGACCGCCTCCGGACGATCGCCGACCGACTCATCGAGCGCGCCGAGACCGCCGCGACCGAGCGCTGTCCCGACGCCGACGTGATGCAGGTCGGCTCTACTGCCAGAAACACCTGGATCAGCGGCGATCGGGACATCGACATCTTCGTGCGCTTCCCGCCGGAACTCGACCGCGAGACCTTAGAGCGCTACGGCCTCGAGGTCGGCCACGAAACGCTCCCCGAGGGCCACGAGGAGTACGCCGAACACCCCTACGTCAAGGGGACCGTCGAGGGGTTCGACGTCGACGTCGTCCCCTGTTTCCGTCTCGAGTCGGCGACGGAAATTCGATCGGCCGTCGACAGAACGCCCTTCCACACCAGCTACTTACAGGCGCGACTCGACGACGAACTGACCGCCGACGTCCGGCTCGCCAAGCAGTTCCTCAAGGGGATCGGCGCCTACGGAAGCGACCTCCGCACACGGGGCTTTAGCGGCTATCTCACCGAACTCCTCGTCGTCGAGTACGGCGGGTTTCGCGGCCTGCTCGAGGCCGCGGCCGAGTGGCAGCCGCCGGTCGAACTCGATCCCGAAGACCACGGCCAAGAAACGTTCGACGATCCGCTGGTCGTCATCGACCCTACCGATCCCGAACGCAACGTCGCCGCCGTCTGTGCCGCCGAGAACGTTGCTCGCCTCCAGCATTACGCTCGCAGGTTTCTCGAGGATCCCCGTACCGGGGTGTTCGAGTCCGACGACCCCGGTTCGCTCGACGAGACGGCGCTGCGCGCGCACCTCGAGCGGCGGGGCACCACACCCGTCGCGGTCCGATTCCAGGCGCCCGACCTCGTCGAGGATCAACTCTATCCGCAGCTTCGAAAATCGCTCGAGGGGATCACGACCGGCCTCGACGACCGCGGCTTCGACATCTTCCGGGCAACGACGTTCGCCGACGACGCCGCGGTGATCCTCGCCGAACTCGCGGTCGCGGACCGGCCCGCCGTCGAGCGCCACGACGGGCCGCCGATCCACGTCCGGAGTCACGCCGACGGGTTCTACGAGGCCTACGCCGACGATCCCGACGCCTACGGCCCCTTCATCGACGGCGACCGGTACGTCACCGAACGCCCCCGCGAGTTCACCACGGCTCGCGGATTCCTCGAGAGCGATCGACTCTTTGACGTCGGGCTCGGCGCCCACGTCGAGACGGCCCTCGAGGATGAGTACGAGGTGCTGGTCGGCGACGAGATCGCAGCGCTGTGCGAGGCGTTCGG
- a CDS encoding CobW family GTP-binding protein, with protein MSVPVTVLCGELGAGKTTLLSALLESTDREIAVLVNDVGSVNVDADLVEARTDLRTGEEVVALENGCICCSLGGELSRSVIQLWKEHDFEYLVVEASGVGEPEPIARQFVRGPAGGPYDLDAVVTVVDARRFHDRFAAAGAVDGATDDAAVAGDDPPERPERQGPDETGSRPLGDLLLEQVEFCDLLVVNKCDLVSDVERERVIGILEMLQPRAEIVTTEYGSLDPDALLESGRFDLEAAAESAGWKRAIEADADVDDHNHDHDHAHPPERYGIEVDTYHRRRPFHPERFEALLADLPAGLVRAKGLCWIAGRERQAITMSYAGTATTLEVTGRWIASLSEERQDQYREAQDDLSWDEEWGDRETRLALIGRDLSMDDLQARLDDCLLTNAEMDADWSTFENSAPTGMGESVTVSSDE; from the coding sequence ATGAGCGTTCCCGTCACCGTCCTCTGTGGCGAACTCGGCGCCGGCAAGACGACCCTCCTGTCGGCCCTACTCGAGTCGACCGACCGTGAGATCGCCGTGCTGGTCAACGACGTCGGCAGTGTCAACGTCGACGCCGATCTCGTCGAAGCACGCACCGACTTGCGGACCGGCGAAGAGGTCGTCGCTCTCGAGAACGGCTGTATCTGCTGTAGCCTCGGCGGCGAACTCTCCCGATCGGTCATCCAACTGTGGAAGGAACACGACTTCGAGTACCTCGTCGTCGAGGCCTCCGGCGTCGGCGAACCGGAGCCGATCGCCCGGCAGTTCGTCCGCGGCCCCGCGGGCGGCCCCTACGACCTCGACGCGGTCGTCACCGTGGTCGACGCCCGGCGGTTCCACGATCGGTTCGCGGCCGCCGGCGCGGTCGACGGGGCGACCGACGACGCGGCCGTCGCGGGAGACGACCCGCCCGAGCGGCCCGAACGACAGGGTCCCGACGAGACCGGCAGCCGACCGCTCGGGGACCTGCTGCTCGAACAGGTCGAGTTCTGCGACCTGCTGGTCGTCAACAAGTGCGACCTCGTCTCGGACGTCGAACGCGAGCGCGTCATCGGAATCCTCGAGATGCTCCAGCCTCGCGCCGAGATCGTCACAACCGAATACGGATCGCTCGATCCCGACGCGCTGCTCGAGAGCGGGCGCTTCGACCTCGAGGCCGCGGCCGAGTCGGCGGGCTGGAAGCGAGCGATTGAGGCCGACGCAGACGTCGACGACCACAATCACGACCACGACCACGCACACCCGCCGGAACGCTACGGGATCGAGGTCGACACGTACCACCGGCGGCGGCCGTTCCACCCCGAACGCTTCGAGGCGCTGCTCGCCGACCTGCCCGCCGGTCTCGTCCGCGCGAAGGGACTGTGTTGGATCGCCGGCCGCGAACGGCAGGCGATCACGATGAGTTACGCCGGGACGGCGACGACCCTCGAGGTGACGGGCCGCTGGATCGCCAGCCTCTCCGAAGAGCGCCAGGATCAGTACCGAGAGGCCCAGGACGACCTCTCGTGGGACGAGGAGTGGGGCGACCGCGAGACGCGACTCGCCCTGATCGGCCGCGACCTCTCGATGGACGACCTGCAGGCCCGCCTCGACGACTGTCTGCTGACCAACGCCGAGATGGACGCCGACTGGTCGACGTTCGAGAACTCCGCGCCGACGGGGATGGGCGAGTCGGTGACGGTCTCGAGCGACGAGTAA
- a CDS encoding aminopeptidase, which translates to MDERVREHADVLVDWSARVEAGDDVVLSVGPDAHELAVAVAEKLGERGANLLSTYSSGEITRAYLRAHEGEFDENPAHELALVEHADVYLSLGGGRNTSATADVPGERRRAYNNARTDIRETRLGTRWVSTVHPTRSLAQQANMAYEEYQEFAYDAILRDWESLAEEMARMKDLLDAGDEVRLVSSGTDLTMQIDDRTAVNSAASVAYDSHNLPSGEVFTAPYATEGEVTFDVPMTLRGESVRGVRLAFEDGAVVDYDAEQGANVIGEILETDDSARRLGELGIGMNRGIDRYTDNILLDEKMGDTIHLALGRAYDANLPEGESGNDSAVHVDLITDMSEDSRLEIDGEVVQRNGRFQWE; encoded by the coding sequence ATGGACGAACGCGTACGCGAACACGCCGACGTACTGGTCGACTGGAGCGCCCGCGTCGAGGCCGGCGACGACGTCGTGCTCTCGGTCGGTCCCGACGCCCACGAGCTCGCGGTCGCGGTCGCCGAGAAACTGGGCGAGCGAGGCGCGAACCTGCTTTCGACCTACAGCTCCGGCGAGATCACTCGCGCGTACCTCCGCGCCCACGAGGGCGAGTTCGACGAGAACCCCGCCCACGAACTCGCGCTCGTCGAACATGCCGACGTCTACCTCTCGCTCGGCGGCGGCCGGAACACGAGCGCGACCGCCGACGTGCCGGGCGAGCGCCGCCGGGCGTACAACAACGCCAGAACCGACATTCGGGAGACGCGACTCGGAACCCGCTGGGTGTCGACGGTGCATCCGACGCGGTCGCTGGCCCAGCAGGCCAACATGGCCTACGAGGAGTACCAGGAGTTCGCCTACGACGCGATCCTCCGGGACTGGGAATCGCTGGCCGAGGAGATGGCCCGGATGAAGGACCTGCTCGACGCGGGTGACGAGGTTCGACTCGTCTCGAGTGGAACCGATCTCACCATGCAAATCGACGACCGAACGGCGGTCAACAGCGCCGCCTCGGTCGCATATGATTCGCATAACCTTCCTAGCGGCGAGGTGTTCACCGCACCCTACGCCACCGAGGGCGAGGTGACTTTCGACGTCCCGATGACGCTGCGCGGCGAGTCGGTTCGGGGCGTCCGCCTCGCGTTCGAGGACGGCGCGGTCGTCGACTACGACGCCGAACAGGGCGCGAACGTGATCGGCGAGATCCTTGAGACCGACGACAGCGCGCGCCGACTGGGCGAACTCGGAATCGGGATGAACCGCGGTATCGACCGCTACACGGACAACATCCTCCTCGACGAGAAGATGGGCGATACGATCCACCTCGCGCTCGGTCGGGCCTACGACGCGAACCTCCCCGAGGGCGAGTCGGGCAACGACTCCGCGGTCCACGTCGATCTGATCACCGATATGAGCGAGGACTCGCGCCTCGAGATCGACGGCGAGGTCGTCCAGCGGAACGGGCGGTTTCAGTGGGAGTAG
- a CDS encoding MogA/MoaB family molybdenum cofactor biosynthesis protein gives MTTDRDDRRSTDDHGHDVIDPLYVGIVTVSSSRAQADEADPDDPGGDTIQECFEDAGHEVQERLLVRDDYSAIRTAVRGLVARPDIDVVLTTGGTGVTADDVSPEATASLFERDLPGFGELFRMLSWEEVGTRAMASRARAGIAVDTPVFCLPGSTSACETACEELIVPEAPHLAGLATRHRTGTNDQTLADYGE, from the coding sequence ATGACAACCGATAGAGACGACCGTCGGAGCACGGACGACCACGGCCACGACGTCATCGATCCCCTCTACGTCGGCATCGTCACGGTCTCGAGTTCGCGCGCGCAGGCTGACGAGGCCGATCCCGACGACCCGGGCGGGGACACGATCCAGGAGTGCTTCGAGGACGCGGGTCACGAGGTTCAGGAGCGGCTGTTGGTCCGGGACGACTACTCCGCGATTCGAACCGCCGTCCGCGGACTGGTCGCCCGGCCGGATATCGACGTCGTGCTCACGACCGGCGGGACGGGCGTCACCGCCGACGACGTCTCGCCCGAGGCGACGGCCTCCCTGTTCGAACGCGATCTGCCCGGCTTCGGCGAACTGTTCCGGATGCTTTCGTGGGAGGAGGTCGGCACCCGCGCGATGGCCTCGCGCGCGAGAGCGGGAATCGCCGTCGACACGCCGGTGTTCTGTCTCCCCGGGAGCACGAGCGCCTGTGAGACCGCCTGCGAGGAATTGATCGTCCCCGAAGCGCCCCACCTCGCGGGCCTGGCGACGCGCCACCGAACCGGGACAAACGACCAGACGCTCGCGGATTACGGGGAGTGA
- a CDS encoding group I intron-associated PD-(D/E)XK endonuclease — protein sequence MSDRTTRYENLEQPQKRGRATEAIIRAAFAVRDILVLVPTADEPYDLVVEVGGQFHRIQCKTAYRKSEGTVAFGTVATRRGNDYSREAYRGRAEYFAVYDPITDSRYLVPVSDATDGKMEIRFREPKSGRRAGINWAEDYLLEERLADLRRPR from the coding sequence GTGTCGGACCGAACCACGCGTTACGAGAACCTCGAGCAGCCACAGAAGCGCGGTCGCGCGACCGAAGCGATCATCCGGGCAGCGTTCGCGGTGCGCGATATTCTCGTCCTCGTCCCGACCGCAGACGAGCCGTACGACCTCGTCGTCGAGGTCGGCGGGCAGTTCCACCGTATTCAGTGCAAGACGGCCTATCGAAAGAGCGAGGGGACGGTCGCGTTCGGAACGGTCGCCACGCGGCGTGGCAACGACTACAGCCGCGAGGCCTACCGCGGACGCGCGGAGTACTTCGCGGTCTACGATCCGATCACCGACTCCCGGTATCTGGTTCCGGTTTCGGACGCAACGGACGGGAAGATGGAGATTCGATTCCGCGAGCCGAAGAGCGGGCGGCGCGCCGGAATCAACTGGGCGGAGGACTACCTGCTCGAGGAGCGACTCGCCGACCTCCGGCGGCCCCGATAA
- a CDS encoding CopG family ribbon-helix-helix protein, with protein sequence MPIVSVSMPADLIDRLDAHAADHDYTGRSEVVRESARTLLGEFEDDRLEGRPLAGVVSVFYEFGSQRVECRVTELRHEYDDVVASNDHGHVGDGCGCPSCDTSRDSESRSEPGYCVDLFVLEGDLETLSAFVGTLRAIEAVDRVDYSLAPLNSIGQLRDG encoded by the coding sequence ATGCCCATCGTCAGCGTCTCGATGCCTGCAGATTTGATCGACCGACTCGACGCCCACGCCGCCGATCACGACTACACAGGCCGCAGCGAGGTCGTCCGCGAGAGCGCGCGGACGCTACTCGGGGAGTTCGAGGACGACCGCCTCGAGGGCCGACCCCTCGCTGGCGTCGTCAGCGTCTTCTACGAGTTCGGCAGTCAGCGCGTCGAATGCCGCGTGACCGAACTGCGCCACGAGTACGACGACGTCGTCGCTTCGAACGACCACGGCCACGTCGGTGATGGCTGTGGCTGTCCGTCGTGCGACACGAGCCGCGACTCGGAATCGCGGTCGGAACCCGGATACTGCGTCGACCTGTTCGTCCTCGAGGGCGACCTCGAGACGCTGTCGGCGTTCGTCGGCACCCTCCGCGCGATCGAGGCCGTCGATCGCGTCGACTACTCGCTGGCTCCACTGAATTCGATCGGCCAGCTCCGGGACGGCTGA
- a CDS encoding PadR family transcriptional regulator, giving the protein MDDLTGFQRDLLYVIAGADQPSGQEVKDEVEKYYNSEINHGRLYPNLDTLVNKELVEKGQLDRRTNYYAISDEGRSAIEQRREWERQYID; this is encoded by the coding sequence ATGGACGATCTGACCGGATTTCAACGCGATCTTCTGTACGTGATCGCCGGGGCCGACCAGCCGTCTGGCCAAGAAGTCAAAGACGAAGTCGAGAAGTATTACAACAGTGAAATCAATCACGGCCGGCTGTATCCCAATCTCGACACGCTCGTCAACAAAGAGCTCGTCGAGAAAGGGCAGCTCGATCGGCGAACGAACTACTACGCCATCAGCGACGAAGGGCGGTCGGCGATCGAACAGCGCCGCGAGTGGGAACGGCAGTACATCGACTGA
- a CDS encoding cold-shock protein: MAKGNVDFFNDTGGYGFIDTEDADEDVFFHMEDVGGPDLEEGTEIEFDIEQAPKGPRATNVTRL, encoded by the coding sequence ATGGCGAAAGGAAACGTTGATTTCTTCAACGACACAGGCGGCTACGGTTTCATCGATACTGAGGACGCGGACGAGGACGTTTTCTTCCACATGGAAGACGTTGGCGGCCCGGACCTCGAGGAAGGCACAGAGATCGAATTCGACATCGAACAGGCCCCCAAGGGCCCCCGCGCCACCAACGTCACCCGCCTGTAA
- a CDS encoding GTP-binding protein, which yields MTDRIPVTVLSGPLGAGKTTVLNHVLTADHDFEAAVVVNDMGDVNVDAEHVARQTDLGGDEEIVELSNGCICCRLRGDMLEEVGRLADRLEFDYLLVESSGISEPIPVAQTFAMGFEDADFDPTDTYELDTMVTVVDAYSIWESFDTGGALAAQQPAADAGRVPEAVLLEQIEFCDVLLLNKCDLVPDDALTEIEAVLERLQPRAEIVRTEFGDVDPADILDTDRFDFERAQASAGWKRELQHEHDHHDPQAEHGVTSFAYKRDRPFHPERIAALLANLPAELVRAKGFFWSAGREDVAMGVDKAGTSVRAGPTGQWLASLPEEEREQFFAARPGLKDDWDEEWGDRGTSLVFIGRDFDEETLIERLEDCLLTDAEMDDDWDAYPDPFGSEDRRELALVDET from the coding sequence ATGACTGACCGCATTCCCGTGACCGTCCTGAGCGGCCCACTCGGCGCCGGTAAGACGACCGTTCTCAACCACGTGCTGACCGCCGACCACGACTTCGAGGCGGCCGTCGTCGTCAACGACATGGGCGACGTCAACGTCGACGCCGAACACGTCGCCCGACAGACCGACCTGGGCGGCGACGAGGAGATCGTCGAACTCTCGAACGGCTGTATCTGCTGTCGGCTGCGCGGAGACATGCTCGAGGAAGTGGGTCGACTGGCCGACCGCCTCGAGTTCGACTACCTCCTGGTCGAATCCTCGGGAATCTCAGAGCCGATCCCGGTCGCCCAGACGTTCGCGATGGGGTTCGAGGACGCCGACTTCGATCCGACCGACACCTACGAACTGGATACGATGGTCACCGTCGTCGACGCCTACAGCATCTGGGAGTCGTTCGACACCGGCGGCGCACTCGCGGCGCAGCAACCTGCGGCCGACGCCGGCCGCGTGCCCGAAGCGGTTCTCCTCGAACAGATCGAGTTCTGCGACGTCCTCTTGCTGAACAAGTGCGACCTCGTCCCCGACGACGCGCTCACGGAAATCGAGGCCGTCCTCGAGCGCCTGCAGCCCCGAGCGGAGATCGTTCGGACCGAGTTTGGCGACGTCGATCCGGCCGACATCCTCGACACCGACCGGTTCGACTTCGAGCGCGCGCAGGCGTCGGCGGGCTGGAAGCGCGAGCTCCAGCACGAGCATGACCACCACGACCCGCAGGCGGAACACGGGGTCACGTCGTTCGCTTACAAGCGCGATCGGCCGTTTCACCCCGAACGCATCGCGGCGCTGCTCGCCAACCTGCCCGCGGAACTCGTCCGCGCGAAGGGCTTCTTCTGGAGCGCCGGCCGCGAGGACGTCGCGATGGGGGTCGACAAGGCCGGCACGTCGGTCCGGGCCGGTCCAACGGGACAGTGGTTGGCTTCCCTTCCCGAGGAAGAGCGCGAGCAGTTCTTCGCCGCGCGACCAGGTCTGAAAGACGACTGGGACGAAGAATGGGGCGACCGAGGGACGAGCCTCGTCTTCATCGGTCGCGACTTCGACGAGGAGACCCTGATCGAGCGTCTCGAGGACTGCCTGCTGACCGACGCCGAGATGGACGACGACTGGGATGCCTACCCCGATCCGTTCGGATCGGAAGACCGACGTGAACTCGCGCTCGTTGACGAGACATGA